A genome region from Blautia coccoides includes the following:
- a CDS encoding putative polysaccharide biosynthesis protein, with translation MGKKNSNTLVKNASFLMVAALISKIIGMIYKSPLSSLLGRESFACFQFAQNVYFILLMIASFSIPQAVSKIMSERIAFKRYRDAQRVFKGALLYAVIAGGIVALICVFGASILVPDSVANARLALQMLAPTIFISGILGVFRGYFQAYRNMMPTSISQIVEQIAVAVVALLMANFMVNHFAGAGEDTLQRWSAAGATIGTGAGVTAALLFMLFVYSVNRKTINRRIARDKVSVDESYQQVMRNIVLIVAPIILSAFIYNVNGYINGVMYTSISDFRGMDNSQVKVLYAEFGFFMTLINIPLTLASTAPTSMIPEVSAHYATGDVKGAIEKINNATWISMLISMPASVGLAVLAKPVTSLLFPSTEGVAGQLMVLGVITVILNSTSNISNGVLQGIGRANVPMINAAISLAVDVVFLAVLLFFTNTGIYAVVIAMIVYAVVMCVLNDRALKKYLGYQNPWKYAYLPPLLATIPMGAVAFAVYKGVRFLAKSLPHSNLLALIPSIALAAAVYFVAYLFIAKPSRQELLSLPGGTKLAVLAQKLKII, from the coding sequence ATGGGTAAAAAGAATAGTAATACATTAGTGAAAAATGCGTCTTTTTTAATGGTTGCGGCGCTGATATCCAAGATCATCGGAATGATATACAAAAGCCCCCTGTCTTCGCTTCTGGGAAGAGAGAGCTTTGCCTGCTTTCAGTTTGCACAGAATGTATATTTTATTCTGTTGATGATCGCATCCTTCAGCATTCCCCAGGCTGTATCTAAGATCATGTCAGAGCGGATCGCATTCAAAAGGTATAGAGACGCGCAGAGGGTGTTTAAAGGCGCTCTTTTATACGCAGTCATAGCGGGAGGTATTGTGGCGCTCATATGTGTGTTCGGTGCATCTATCTTAGTGCCGGACAGTGTGGCAAATGCCAGACTGGCCCTTCAGATGCTGGCTCCCACTATTTTTATATCCGGGATACTGGGTGTGTTTCGTGGATATTTTCAGGCATACAGAAATATGATGCCCACGTCCATCTCGCAGATCGTGGAGCAGATAGCAGTTGCGGTTGTGGCGCTTTTGATGGCTAACTTTATGGTAAATCATTTTGCAGGCGCCGGAGAAGATACACTGCAGAGATGGAGTGCAGCCGGAGCAACTATCGGTACAGGAGCGGGAGTCACGGCAGCGCTTCTTTTTATGCTGTTTGTATACAGTGTGAACAGGAAGACCATCAACCGGCGGATCGCCAGGGACAAAGTGTCTGTGGATGAGAGCTATCAGCAGGTAATGAGAAATATTGTGCTGATCGTGGCGCCTATTATCCTCAGTGCGTTTATTTATAATGTGAACGGTTATATCAATGGTGTGATGTACACCAGTATTTCTGATTTCAGAGGCATGGACAACAGTCAGGTAAAGGTGCTATATGCGGAATTTGGCTTTTTCATGACTCTGATCAATATACCTTTGACGCTTGCAAGTACGGCACCTACCTCCATGATCCCTGAGGTCTCCGCCCATTATGCTACTGGGGATGTAAAGGGTGCTATTGAGAAGATCAACAATGCCACATGGATCAGTATGCTGATTTCCATGCCTGCCTCCGTTGGTCTGGCGGTACTGGCTAAACCTGTCACTTCCCTGCTTTTTCCCTCCACAGAGGGTGTGGCAGGACAATTGATGGTGCTGGGTGTTATCACGGTTATCCTGAACAGTACATCCAATATCTCCAATGGTGTTCTGCAGGGTATTGGAAGGGCAAACGTTCCCATGATCAATGCGGCTATATCCCTGGCTGTGGATGTAGTCTTTCTTGCGGTTCTCCTGTTCTTCACCAATACGGGAATCTACGCTGTGGTTATCGCTATGATCGTTTATGCCGTAGTTATGTGTGTTCTCAATGACAGAGCACTGAAGAAATACCTGGGATATCAGAATCCGTGGAAATACGCGTATCTGCCTCCGCTTTTGGCTACCATTCCTATGGGCGCCGTGGCATTTGCAGTGTACAAGGGAGTGAGATTTCTGGCAAAATCTCTGCCCCATTCCAATCTGCTGGCTTTGATCCCTTCTATCGCTCTGGCCGCGGCCGTGTACTTTGTGGCGTACCTCTTTATTGCAAAACCGTCCAGACAGGAACTTCTGTCTCTCCCGGGAGGAACAAAACTGGCTGTGCTGGCACAAAAATTGAAAATAATCTGA
- a CDS encoding sensor histidine kinase, with protein sequence MRRSIKVRLAVSFIGIMLLSLLSITAVNRLFLEKYYISRKADSLETVYKALNEQAYNDPEGRTHLQGLCIEKNISWVLVDVSTQDWTIIANDGRNPDLLATRLLFGYIWGMMPENREVISNNDSYTLEQNTDDKENVVYLDMWGIMENRSCAFLIRMPMASIRDSVEISNMFYIYIGLLVIMISSGAIWFMSKRITKPLLELTEISRRMSNLDFEARYEGGGEDEIGTLGENFNKMSEELEHTISELKTANNELQEDIEQKKQIDEMRKEFLSNVSHELKTPIALIQGYAEGLKECINDDAESREFYCEVIMDESAKMNNMVKKLLTLNQLEFGNDQTAMERFDLTDLVRGVVQAAQLLADQKEAQIAFPQVEPVYVWGDEFKVEEVVTNYVSNALNHVDGDKKIEVKIMRKDNHVRLSVFNTGKPIPEEDLDKIWIKFYKVDKARTREYGGSGIGLSIVKAIMESMHQKFGVVNYDNGVEFWFELEEK encoded by the coding sequence ATGAGAAGATCAATTAAGGTGCGTCTGGCGGTTTCTTTTATTGGAATCATGCTATTGTCGCTTTTGTCCATCACGGCAGTGAACCGACTGTTTCTGGAGAAATACTATATCTCTAGAAAGGCAGATTCCCTGGAAACCGTTTATAAGGCATTGAATGAGCAGGCTTACAACGATCCGGAGGGAAGGACGCACCTGCAGGGACTCTGTATTGAAAAAAACATTTCCTGGGTTCTTGTGGATGTGAGTACCCAGGACTGGACCATCATAGCCAACGATGGGCGGAATCCGGACTTGCTGGCGACCAGGCTTCTCTTTGGATATATATGGGGTATGATGCCGGAAAACAGAGAGGTTATTTCAAATAATGATTCCTATACATTGGAGCAGAATACAGACGACAAAGAAAATGTGGTATATCTGGATATGTGGGGGATAATGGAGAACCGAAGCTGTGCATTCCTGATCCGTATGCCCATGGCGAGCATCAGGGACAGTGTGGAAATCTCCAATATGTTTTACATTTATATCGGACTTCTTGTGATCATGATAAGCAGCGGGGCAATCTGGTTTATGAGCAAGAGAATAACAAAGCCCCTGCTGGAACTGACGGAAATCTCCAGACGCATGAGCAACCTGGACTTTGAAGCAAGATATGAAGGCGGAGGGGAGGATGAGATCGGTACCTTGGGTGAGAATTTCAACAAAATGTCTGAGGAACTGGAGCATACCATATCTGAGCTGAAAACCGCCAACAATGAGCTGCAGGAGGATATTGAGCAGAAGAAACAGATTGATGAGATGCGCAAGGAATTCCTCTCCAATGTTTCTCATGAGCTGAAGACTCCCATTGCACTGATCCAGGGCTACGCGGAGGGATTGAAAGAATGTATCAATGACGATGCGGAGAGCAGGGAGTTTTACTGTGAAGTCATCATGGACGAGTCTGCCAAGATGAACAATATGGTGAAAAAGCTGCTGACTTTAAACCAGCTTGAGTTCGGCAATGACCAGACAGCTATGGAACGGTTTGATCTGACAGATCTTGTAAGAGGCGTAGTGCAGGCAGCACAGCTTCTGGCAGACCAGAAAGAGGCGCAGATCGCTTTCCCGCAGGTGGAGCCTGTATATGTGTGGGGCGATGAGTTTAAAGTGGAGGAAGTGGTGACAAACTATGTGTCCAACGCTTTGAATCATGTGGACGGGGATAAGAAGATTGAGGTCAAGATCATGAGAAAGGACAATCATGTGCGCCTCTCTGTCTTTAACACAGGTAAACCTATCCCTGAGGAGGATCTGGATAAAATCTGGATAAAGTTCTACAAAGTTGACAAAGCCCGGACACGGGAGTATGGCGGAAGCGGTATTGGTCTGTCTATTGTAAAGGCGATCATGGAGAGTATGCACCAGAAGTTCGGAGTTGTCAATTATGACAACGGTGTGGAATTCTGGTTTGAACTAGAAGAGAAATGA
- a CDS encoding sporulation initiation factor Spo0A C-terminal domain-containing protein, with product MHTKDKIIRQFGITSKYKGYRYLLDAIHIAAENYDECLKVTKDIYPVIAHKYGVTKVSVERDIRTVIEKCWDNNKAYLQELSGCKLSRCPSNSEFIDIIAYTVYRNT from the coding sequence ATGCATACAAAGGATAAAATCATAAGACAATTTGGCATTACATCGAAATACAAGGGATACCGCTATCTGCTCGACGCCATTCACATTGCCGCCGAGAATTACGATGAATGTCTCAAAGTGACAAAAGATATCTATCCTGTCATCGCTCATAAATATGGTGTTACCAAAGTCAGTGTGGAACGGGACATCCGGACCGTTATTGAAAAGTGCTGGGACAATAATAAAGCTTATCTGCAGGAACTATCCGGCTGTAAACTTTCCAGATGTCCTTCAAACAGTGAGTTTATTGATATTATTGCCTACACAGTATACCGGAATACATAA
- a CDS encoding response regulator transcription factor: MEKCKILVVDDESRMRKLVRDFLVKKDFEVLEAGDGEEALDIFYATKDIALLILDVMMPKMDGWEVCREIRRDSKVPIIMLTARGDERDELLGFELGVDEYIAKPFSPKILVARVEAILRRANICGSSDVLSAGGIEVNKASHIATIDGEPMELSYKEFELLTYFLENQGIALSREKILNSVWNYDYFGDARTIDTHVKKLRSKLGDKGEYIKTIWGMGYKFEV; encoded by the coding sequence ATGGAGAAATGTAAGATATTGGTAGTGGATGATGAGAGCAGGATGCGCAAATTGGTGCGGGACTTCCTGGTAAAGAAAGACTTTGAGGTGCTGGAGGCCGGTGACGGTGAGGAGGCACTGGACATTTTTTATGCCACAAAGGATATTGCCCTTTTGATCCTTGATGTCATGATGCCGAAGATGGATGGCTGGGAGGTATGCAGGGAAATTCGCAGGGACTCCAAGGTGCCCATTATTATGCTGACAGCCAGAGGAGACGAAAGGGATGAGCTTCTGGGATTTGAACTGGGTGTGGATGAGTATATTGCAAAGCCTTTCAGCCCCAAGATACTGGTAGCAAGAGTGGAAGCTATCCTGAGAAGAGCCAATATCTGCGGAAGCAGTGATGTTCTCTCTGCCGGCGGCATTGAGGTGAATAAAGCTTCCCATATTGCCACTATTGACGGGGAGCCTATGGAACTGAGTTATAAGGAATTTGAGCTGTTGACATATTTCCTTGAAAATCAGGGGATTGCACTTTCCAGAGAGAAAATATTGAATTCTGTATGGAATTATGATTATTTTGGCGATGCCCGCACCATTGATACCCATGTGAAGAAACTTCGCAGCAAGCTGGGAGATAAGGGTGAATACATCAAAACAATCTGGGGTATGGGATACAAGTTCGAGGTATAA
- a CDS encoding ABC transporter ATP-binding protein: protein MIDVKNLRFSYKKGQEILHGLSFSVDDGEIFGFLGPNGSGKSTTQKILTGILGGYLGELRLFNRMPMDNKMDFRSQIGVLFEFPYLYTNLSALDNLDYFASFYPADRRRDAEELLDMLEFKKDFLKKPVSSYSKGMRQRVSMARALINNPRLLFLDEPTSGLDPAGAVLFRRIIEEERRKGTTVFLTTHNMMDADLLCDRVAFIADGEIKALDTPQRLKEQKRSHTVEIAYLYEQKRCTSSLELTRMSQAFPFPYEKIISIHSKEPTLEDIFIQYTGKGLI, encoded by the coding sequence ATGATTGATGTTAAAAATCTGCGTTTTTCTTATAAGAAAGGCCAGGAAATCCTGCACGGACTGAGCTTTTCTGTGGATGACGGGGAAATTTTCGGTTTTCTGGGACCCAACGGATCCGGCAAATCCACAACCCAAAAGATATTGACTGGGATACTGGGCGGTTATCTGGGAGAGCTTCGTCTTTTTAACCGGATGCCCATGGATAACAAAATGGATTTCCGCAGCCAGATCGGTGTCCTTTTTGAATTTCCCTATCTTTATACGAATCTAAGTGCTCTTGACAATCTGGATTATTTCGCCTCTTTCTATCCGGCTGACAGACGAAGAGACGCCGAAGAGCTTTTGGACATGCTGGAATTTAAAAAAGATTTCCTGAAAAAGCCTGTCTCCTCTTACTCAAAAGGCATGAGACAGCGTGTCAGCATGGCCAGGGCACTGATAAATAATCCCCGGCTGCTGTTTCTGGACGAGCCGACCAGCGGACTTGACCCCGCAGGGGCCGTGCTGTTCCGAAGGATCATTGAGGAGGAGCGCAGAAAAGGCACCACTGTCTTTCTCACAACCCATAATATGATGGATGCTGACCTGCTTTGCGACCGGGTTGCTTTTATCGCAGACGGAGAGATCAAAGCACTGGACACGCCCCAAAGATTAAAAGAACAAAAGAGAAGTCATACAGTGGAAATCGCATATCTTTATGAGCAGAAAAGATGCACATCCAGTCTTGAATTGACCCGGATGAGTCAGGCATTTCCCTTCCCATACGAAAAAATCATCAGTATCCACTCTAAAGAACCTACATTAGAAGATATTTTCATCCAATATACAGGAAAGGGGCTGATATAA
- a CDS encoding sensor histidine kinase encodes MKKILSAFGLTTVRKKTLLLSKLVGGIIVLFYLFTSELPTNRSFAFLIWFLLMASMVLLVDHLLGRLISKPLNEINQEAERMASLDFTARCRIDSNDEFGRLSQSLNTMSANLQDALQKLEHANTQLEKEVRRERLLQVQRKELTDNLSHQMKTPLGLIRAYTEGLKDEVDETKKQQYTDAILSAGDRINHMLVSLLDLSALEGGFAELSNKTFDFLEMAETSAGRLLLDTPHTDYRFTYQLPDDPILIYADPKRMEQVLDNLIENAKKNVEKGGDIHLAISCTQKELSFSLFNQCSPIPEQELSKIWTKFYRGENTAGSGSGLGLAIVAQVLSVYQVPYGVRNLDTGVEFYFSFPIST; translated from the coding sequence ATGAAAAAAATATTGTCCGCGTTTGGACTGACCACGGTCCGCAAAAAAACTCTCCTGCTCTCAAAATTAGTGGGAGGCATCATTGTTCTGTTCTATCTGTTTACTTCGGAGCTGCCCACAAACCGCAGTTTTGCTTTTCTGATATGGTTCCTCCTTATGGCATCCATGGTCCTTCTGGTGGATCATCTGCTTGGGCGCCTGATTTCAAAACCTCTCAATGAAATCAATCAGGAGGCAGAGCGAATGGCCTCTCTGGACTTTACGGCCCGGTGCCGGATAGATTCCAATGATGAATTCGGCAGACTCTCCCAAAGCTTAAATACTATGTCCGCCAATTTACAGGACGCTCTGCAAAAACTGGAACATGCAAATACGCAGCTTGAAAAAGAAGTGCGCAGGGAACGTCTCCTTCAGGTTCAGAGAAAAGAGCTTACGGACAATCTGTCACATCAGATGAAAACACCTCTTGGGCTTATACGTGCCTATACCGAGGGATTAAAAGACGAAGTGGACGAAACCAAAAAGCAGCAGTATACGGACGCCATATTATCTGCCGGGGATCGGATAAATCACATGCTGGTATCACTCTTGGACCTGTCAGCACTGGAGGGGGGATTTGCAGAACTTTCAAACAAAACCTTTGATTTTCTTGAAATGGCAGAGACCTCTGCAGGCCGTCTGCTTCTTGACACTCCCCACACAGATTACCGTTTTACTTATCAACTCCCAGATGATCCCATTCTGATCTATGCTGACCCCAAGCGCATGGAACAGGTACTGGACAATCTCATAGAAAACGCAAAAAAGAATGTAGAAAAGGGCGGTGATATCCACCTCGCCATAAGCTGTACCCAAAAGGAACTCTCCTTTTCCCTGTTTAACCAGTGCAGCCCTATACCGGAACAGGAACTTTCAAAAATCTGGACCAAATTCTACCGCGGAGAAAATACTGCAGGCAGCGGTTCCGGATTGGGCCTGGCTATTGTAGCCCAGGTGCTCTCTGTCTATCAGGTTCCATATGGTGTCCGGAATTTGGATACTGGAGTAGAATTCTATTTCTCTTTTCCTATCAGTACATGA
- the ung gene encoding uracil-DNA glycosylase: protein MPPLQGEWLEALKPEFGKQYYKQLFAKVGQEYQTRKVFPAPDDIFNAFHFTPLDQVKVVILGQDPYHNDGQAHGLCFSVKPDVEIPPSLVNIYQELQEDCGCYIPNNGYLEKWAKQGVLLLNTVLTVRAHQANSHRGIGWEEFTDAAIRILDEQDRPMVFLLWGRPAQMKKSMLHNPNHLILEAPHPSPLSAFRGFFGCRHFSKANAFLQEHGLEPIDWQIENR from the coding sequence ATGCCGCCTTTACAGGGAGAATGGCTGGAGGCTTTAAAGCCGGAATTCGGAAAACAATATTATAAACAATTGTTCGCAAAGGTGGGGCAGGAGTACCAGACGAGAAAGGTATTCCCCGCACCGGACGATATTTTCAATGCATTTCATTTTACCCCCTTAGACCAGGTAAAAGTGGTCATTTTGGGACAGGATCCTTATCACAATGACGGACAGGCTCACGGCCTGTGTTTTTCTGTGAAGCCGGATGTGGAAATCCCTCCTTCCCTGGTGAATATTTACCAGGAACTGCAGGAGGACTGCGGCTGCTATATACCCAACAACGGCTATCTGGAAAAATGGGCAAAGCAGGGTGTTCTGCTTTTGAATACAGTGTTGACAGTGCGCGCCCATCAGGCTAATTCCCACAGGGGAATTGGCTGGGAGGAGTTTACGGATGCGGCTATCCGCATTCTGGATGAACAGGACCGGCCTATGGTGTTCCTTTTATGGGGGAGACCGGCACAGATGAAAAAGAGTATGCTCCACAATCCGAATCACCTGATCCTGGAAGCCCCCCATCCCAGTCCGCTGTCTGCTTTCCGCGGATTTTTTGGATGCCGCCATTTCAGCAAGGCAAATGCCTTTTTACAGGAGCATGGCCTGGAGCCGATTGACTGGCAGATAGAAAACAGATAG
- a CDS encoding ABC transporter permease — MRYVIVSLVKKDFRLMLASKFFLLTLGSLILYSCYINLVYVRLDQQIYPVYLYDPHGIYNTVSPDTVKTESLDQLHQACLDGYSVGIDASSKVPEIYMVSSGIESTDNLRTAYALSRLSTGSASKTEIIGSNDKEMKSRREITCEFLFFELSAVGFLGLASTLFKEKQMGVIRVHSTLPVRETFFLLSKLLLFLLADLVFTLLLTLMNLGLSEGLSVLPAVLVQAGILSLIMALTGFLCAILLQGFRQFSLFYLILAVFITTPVFLAGQTGIAWDWISFHPMYHLFMAVKNAYFGIKPAGILYYAACVTAVFSLFLMVRRALVREMAKEG; from the coding sequence ATGAGGTATGTTATCGTTTCTCTGGTCAAAAAGGATTTCCGTCTGATGCTGGCATCAAAGTTTTTTCTGCTGACACTCGGTTCTCTTATTCTCTATTCCTGCTATATTAACCTGGTCTATGTTCGTTTAGACCAACAGATCTATCCTGTGTATCTCTATGATCCTCATGGCATCTATAATACCGTATCTCCTGATACTGTAAAAACAGAGAGCCTGGATCAACTGCATCAAGCCTGTTTGGACGGCTATTCCGTGGGAATTGATGCCTCGAGCAAAGTCCCGGAAATCTATATGGTCTCCTCCGGTATTGAGAGCACTGACAATCTTCGGACAGCCTACGCCCTGTCGCGGCTCTCCACTGGATCTGCCTCCAAAACCGAGATCATAGGAAGCAATGACAAAGAAATGAAAAGCCGTCGGGAGATCACCTGTGAATTTCTCTTTTTTGAACTGTCAGCCGTAGGTTTTCTCGGTCTGGCTTCCACACTATTTAAGGAAAAACAGATGGGTGTGATCCGGGTGCACAGTACGCTGCCTGTCAGGGAGACCTTCTTCCTATTATCAAAACTGCTGCTCTTTCTGCTGGCAGATTTAGTATTCACCCTTTTACTGACTTTGATGAATTTGGGGCTTTCTGAGGGACTTTCCGTATTGCCTGCAGTTTTGGTCCAGGCAGGTATCCTGTCCCTTATCATGGCACTTACAGGTTTCTTATGTGCCATATTGCTACAGGGATTCCGGCAGTTTTCACTTTTTTATCTGATATTGGCCGTATTTATCACAACCCCTGTATTTCTTGCGGGGCAGACCGGCATAGCATGGGATTGGATCTCATTCCATCCTATGTATCACTTGTTCATGGCTGTGAAAAACGCATATTTTGGCATAAAGCCGGCGGGAATCCTCTACTATGCTGCATGTGTGACTGCTGTTTTCTCTCTGTTTCTTATGGTCCGCAGGGCACTTGTACGGGAAATGGCAAAGGAGGGGTAA
- a CDS encoding response regulator transcription factor: MALILIAEDEKGMQDILTDYMRHGGHTCITADDGIDAVTILKNNPVDLAVLDIMMPHLDGFSVCRIAREMCSIPIIFLTAKDSETDKLKGYEYGADDYITKPFSPKILLAKINALLRRAASANPQDMITAGEIVLQLSSRTVTVCGMDLSLTHKEFELLRLFMLNKNQVFSRDQLLNRIWGYDFEGNTRTVDTHIKTLRQKLGSEGQHIVTLIRSGYKFEV, encoded by the coding sequence ATGGCACTAATATTAATTGCTGAGGACGAAAAAGGCATGCAGGATATTTTGACTGACTATATGCGCCATGGGGGACATACCTGTATCACAGCAGACGATGGCATAGACGCTGTGACAATACTGAAAAATAATCCTGTTGATCTGGCGGTCCTGGATATTATGATGCCCCATCTGGACGGCTTTTCCGTATGCCGTATTGCCAGGGAAATGTGCAGCATTCCTATTATATTTCTCACAGCAAAAGACAGCGAGACTGACAAATTAAAGGGCTATGAATACGGTGCTGACGACTATATCACAAAACCGTTCAGTCCCAAAATACTTCTTGCCAAGATCAATGCGCTTTTGCGCCGTGCCGCATCCGCAAACCCTCAGGATATGATAACCGCAGGTGAAATTGTACTGCAGTTGTCCTCCCGCACAGTCACGGTATGCGGCATGGATCTTTCGCTGACTCATAAAGAATTTGAACTGCTGCGCCTTTTTATGCTGAATAAAAACCAGGTTTTTTCCCGTGACCAACTGCTCAACCGCATCTGGGGATATGATTTTGAGGGAAACACCAGAACCGTAGATACCCACATCAAGACTCTGCGCCAGAAGCTTGGATCCGAAGGACAACATATTGTCACCCTGATCCGTTCCGGCTATAAGTTCGAGGTATGA
- a CDS encoding ABC transporter permease, which translates to MTGIKYQLKNIRRDKMCILTFLLPILAGLALNLLSGISFSSVSETAFAAVKGNLTSDTIIWLKSIGRVEILDNMQEFENAINEPATQLIGVIQKEKRIASVLSGDELEVNTVIGGILPQLYEERANLSSCEVNLIPGKSNDHDVLKPLLTAITMVTAMFMGCTFNAMNIISEKEEGIGYVNEVIPMTEMDYMIQKISLGYIGAVLSAAFTALICIRTTWSMVFPLFLIILLSAFLAALAGLFIGHFSDGLMSGIICIKMVMILFLAPPVLFYLTISKDSILHTATYLLPASAAFYGILDLITGDGRQIGEYIFVLLLHCMLWMAVYLLIYRRRSSHAEQTQ; encoded by the coding sequence ATGACAGGTATAAAATATCAGTTAAAAAATATAAGACGTGATAAAATGTGTATTCTGACCTTTCTCCTGCCTATCCTTGCAGGATTGGCCCTTAACCTCCTGTCAGGCATAAGTTTTTCCTCTGTCAGTGAAACAGCCTTCGCTGCTGTAAAGGGGAATCTTACCTCCGATACGATAATTTGGCTAAAAAGCATAGGCCGGGTAGAGATTTTGGATAATATGCAGGAGTTTGAAAACGCCATCAATGAGCCTGCCACACAGCTTATCGGTGTTATACAAAAGGAAAAAAGGATCGCCTCTGTTCTGTCCGGTGATGAATTGGAAGTGAATACTGTAATTGGGGGTATCCTTCCCCAGCTCTATGAAGAAAGAGCAAATCTTTCCTCCTGTGAAGTGAATCTTATACCGGGAAAAAGCAATGACCATGACGTCTTAAAGCCTTTACTTACAGCTATCACCATGGTAACTGCAATGTTCATGGGATGCACCTTCAATGCAATGAATATAATCAGTGAAAAAGAAGAAGGGATCGGATATGTAAATGAAGTGATACCCATGACTGAGATGGACTATATGATACAGAAAATTTCTCTTGGATATATAGGCGCCGTGCTGTCTGCTGCTTTTACTGCACTCATCTGTATACGCACAACATGGAGCATGGTTTTTCCCCTGTTTTTGATCATTTTATTGTCCGCTTTTCTTGCCGCACTTGCAGGACTGTTCATCGGACACTTTTCAGACGGGCTTATGTCGGGCATTATCTGTATCAAAATGGTAATGATACTGTTTCTGGCTCCCCCGGTGCTGTTCTATCTGACCATTTCAAAAGACAGTATTCTTCACACCGCAACATATCTGCTCCCGGCCAGTGCCGCATTTTACGGGATCCTGGACCTGATAACCGGAGATGGCAGACAGATAGGGGAATATATCTTTGTACTTTTGCTGCACTGCATGCTCTGGATGGCCGTATACCTTCTCATATACCGCCGCAGAAGCTCCCACGCAGAGCAGACTCAATGA
- a CDS encoding Tim44 domain-containing protein produces MKLFHKKRRFRYGFLMLFILLTALAVPVWGRAGGGGSSGGGGGSGGGGGYSGGSGGNSYHSGRSSSRSNLVGNIVFGVNAVLITCGGAIVFTVKSKKAAMKSKNLMRQYEKIGGNWDYREVQRQVEEAYFEIQECWRRMDASYAAAYLSTELLEDFNMKIQWMEVREEAVVQKHVKLLSAVPVCASDEPGEENDSIWYLIHGSMVGYYINRNTGICVRGNTKKESFYEYWRFVYRNKRWVLQEIRQQDEIDINQFI; encoded by the coding sequence ATGAAGCTTTTTCATAAAAAAAGAAGATTCCGGTATGGTTTTTTGATGCTCTTTATACTCCTTACCGCGCTTGCAGTGCCTGTGTGGGGACGGGCCGGCGGTGGTGGAAGTTCAGGAGGCGGCGGAGGATCAGGCGGAGGAGGCGGATACAGCGGCGGTTCCGGCGGTAACAGCTACCACAGTGGCCGTTCCTCATCCCGCAGCAATTTAGTGGGAAACATTGTGTTCGGGGTTAATGCTGTTCTGATCACCTGCGGCGGCGCCATTGTATTTACCGTAAAATCTAAAAAAGCAGCCATGAAAAGTAAAAATCTCATGCGTCAGTACGAAAAAATCGGGGGAAACTGGGATTACAGGGAAGTACAGCGTCAGGTGGAGGAGGCCTACTTTGAAATACAGGAGTGCTGGAGACGGATGGATGCCAGCTATGCCGCAGCTTATCTAAGCACAGAACTGCTGGAGGATTTTAACATGAAGATCCAGTGGATGGAAGTGAGAGAGGAAGCAGTGGTACAGAAGCATGTAAAGCTGTTGAGCGCAGTGCCTGTCTGTGCCAGTGATGAACCGGGGGAGGAGAATGACAGTATCTGGTATCTGATACACGGCAGTATGGTGGGATACTATATTAACAGGAACACAGGAATCTGTGTGCGCGGCAATACGAAAAAAGAGAGCTTTTACGAATACTGGAGATTTGTTTACCGCAATAAGCGCTGGGTCCTCCAGGAAATCAGGCAGCAGGACGAAATTGATATCAATCAGTTTATATAA